In the Brachyhypopomus gauderio isolate BG-103 chromosome 4, BGAUD_0.2, whole genome shotgun sequence genome, one interval contains:
- the mrasa gene encoding ras-related protein M-Ras isoform X3 — MATSAVPSDNLPTYKLVVVGDGGVGKSALTIQFFQKIFVPDYDPTIEDSYLKHTEIDGQWAILDVLDTAGQEEFSAMREQYMRTGDGFLIVFSVTDKASFEHVDRFHQLILRVKDRESFPMVLVANKVDLVHLRKVTNEQGWEMATKHSGSG, encoded by the exons ATGGCAACCAGCGCTGTCCCTAGCGACAACCTCCCCACATACaagctggtggtggtgggggacgGTGGCGTGGGCAAGAGCGCTCTCACCATCCAGTTCTTCCAGAAGATCTTTGTGCCTGATTATGACCCCACCATTGAGGACTCCTACCTGAAGCACACAGAGATTGATGGCCAGTGGGCTATTTTGGATG TGCTGGACACAGCGGGTCAGGAGGAGTTCAGTGCCATGCGTGAGCAGTACATGAGGACGGGAGATGGTTTTCTCATCGTCTTCTCCGTCACAGACAAGGCCAGCTTCGAGCACGTGGATCGCTTCCACCAGCTCATCCTTCGGGTGAAAGACCG AGAATCCTTCCCCATGGTCCTGGTGGCTAACAAAGTGGACCTGGTGCATCTGAGGAAGGTGACCAACGAACAGGGCTGGGAGATGGCCACCAaacacagt GGTTCTGGCTGA
- the mrasa gene encoding ras-related protein M-Ras isoform X2, with protein sequence MATSAVPSDNLPTYKLVVVGDGGVGKSALTIQFFQKIFVPDYDPTIEDSYLKHTEIDGQWAILDVLDTAGQEEFSAMREQYMRTGDGFLIVFSVTDKASFEHVDRFHQLILRVKDRESFPMVLVANKVDLVHLRKVTNEQGWEMATKHSATSS encoded by the exons ATGGCAACCAGCGCTGTCCCTAGCGACAACCTCCCCACATACaagctggtggtggtgggggacgGTGGCGTGGGCAAGAGCGCTCTCACCATCCAGTTCTTCCAGAAGATCTTTGTGCCTGATTATGACCCCACCATTGAGGACTCCTACCTGAAGCACACAGAGATTGATGGCCAGTGGGCTATTTTGGATG TGCTGGACACAGCGGGTCAGGAGGAGTTCAGTGCCATGCGTGAGCAGTACATGAGGACGGGAGATGGTTTTCTCATCGTCTTCTCCGTCACAGACAAGGCCAGCTTCGAGCACGTGGATCGCTTCCACCAGCTCATCCTTCGGGTGAAAGACCG AGAATCCTTCCCCATGGTCCTGGTGGCTAACAAAGTGGACCTGGTGCATCTGAGGAAGGTGACCAACGAACAGGGCTGGGAGATGGCCACCAaacacagt GCAACAAGTTCCTGA
- the mrasa gene encoding ras-related protein M-Ras isoform X1, which translates to MATSAVPSDNLPTYKLVVVGDGGVGKSALTIQFFQKIFVPDYDPTIEDSYLKHTEIDGQWAILDVLDTAGQEEFSAMREQYMRTGDGFLIVFSVTDKASFEHVDRFHQLILRVKDRESFPMVLVANKVDLVHLRKVTNEQGWEMATKHSITYIETSAKDPPMNVDKAFHELVRVIRQQVPERCLQKKKKMKWRGDRVSASPRFHCSIL; encoded by the exons ATGGCAACCAGCGCTGTCCCTAGCGACAACCTCCCCACATACaagctggtggtggtgggggacgGTGGCGTGGGCAAGAGCGCTCTCACCATCCAGTTCTTCCAGAAGATCTTTGTGCCTGATTATGACCCCACCATTGAGGACTCCTACCTGAAGCACACAGAGATTGATGGCCAGTGGGCTATTTTGGATG TGCTGGACACAGCGGGTCAGGAGGAGTTCAGTGCCATGCGTGAGCAGTACATGAGGACGGGAGATGGTTTTCTCATCGTCTTCTCCGTCACAGACAAGGCCAGCTTCGAGCACGTGGATCGCTTCCACCAGCTCATCCTTCGGGTGAAAGACCG AGAATCCTTCCCCATGGTCCTGGTGGCTAACAAAGTGGACCTGGTGCATCTGAGGAAGGTGACCAACGAACAGGGCTGGGAGATGGCCACCAaacacagt ATTACTTACATTGAGACAAGTGCCAAGGACCCTCCAATGAATGTTGACAAAGCCTTTCATGAGCTGGTCAGGGTAATTAG GCAACAAGTTCCTGAGCGGTGCctgcagaagaagaagaagatgaaatGGCGTGGAGACCGAGTCTCCGCTTCTCCCAGGTTCCACTGCAGCATCTTGTGA
- the tmem177 gene encoding transmembrane protein 177, whose product MASVFLKISVLVQKHRTPLLLAGCGSVFAANIFYHVFPDNTYRKLYQAWSKGEPAILSEKLEKVFQTVLKDSAVGSPTNYSTFAAYGFHPVGAGVPWLPYGAQIGIPANFNSTVEDSSGITNRTIFINGRDVEWNSEVGAALKDALVLSSDAQKFSVAREVARLECGGPVLHAAVAPVCLSGAWIYSVALKQILGLHAGPVIFRAGANALALGLGAVSYFLASDAVNQWLEYHSDKQAAGLSRDYAKGGVEFYEKILSRNKTLRVLMGRKGEEVYAPNGNLFPSSLLSLKHAPYTSRRDVLLRLLNEENT is encoded by the coding sequence ATGGCGTCTGTGTTTCTGAAGATCTCTGTGCTGGTGCAGAAGCATCGcacccctctcctcctcgcTGGATGTGGCAGCGTCTTTGCAGCAAACATCTTCTACCACGTGTTTCCAGATAACACTTACAGAAAACTGTATCAGGCCTGGAGCAAAGGAGAACCAGCCATCCTTTCTGAGAAACTAGAGAAAGTATTTCAGACTGTATTGAAAGATTCAGCTGTTGGAAGTCCCACTAACTACAGCACTTTTGCTGCGTACGGCTTTCATCCTGTCGGGGCAGGAGTCCCATGGCTTCCCTATGGTGCACAGATTGGCATCCCGGCCAACTTTAACAGCACCGTAGAAGACTCGTCTGGGATCACTAACCGAACCATTTTCATCAATGGCCGAGACGTGGAGTGGAACAGCGAGGTGGGCGCTGCTCTGAAAGACGCCCTGGTGTTGTCCTCGGACGCTCAGAAGTTCTCTGTGGCGCGAGAGGTAGCTCGGCTGGAGTGTGGCGGGCCGGTTCTGCACGCTGCTGTGGCTCCTGTCTGCCTTTCTGGAGCCTGGATCTACAGTGTTGCCCTCAAACAGATCTTGGGACTCCATGCTGGACCTGTGATCTTCAGGGCAGGGGCTAATGCGCTTGCACTGGGCCTGGGAGCCGTGTCGTACTTTTTAGCCTCTGATGCAGTGAACCAATGGCTGGAGTACCACTCAGACAAGCAGGCTGCCGGCCTCTCCCGTGATTACGCAAAAGGTGGGGTTGAGTTCTATGAGAAGATCTTGTCCCGGAACAAGACCCTTCGTGTTCTGATGGGGCGGAAGGGGGAGGAGGTGTACGCCCCAAACGGCAATCTGTTCCCTTCCAGTCTGCTGAGTCTGAAACATGCACCATACACTTCAAGGCGAGATGTTCTTCTGCGTCTTCTGAACGAAGAGAATACGTAA